One region of Fusobacterium sp. genomic DNA includes:
- a CDS encoding glycosyltransferase family 4 protein: MNKSVLFLTTKYSKDENNLWLTNELALEFLNNNFDVHVLALSWEKNDPKSSFGIENGISVLRIKLPNFIYKLGSIAKILFFQFYIIYSYICYMKKIKINYVISSTPAFIFFLFPFFLKKIFKTINYMILWDFYPYCLESTKILKNSAVKNLLKYLEKISFYSYDVFGCMSNGNIEFFKDKYPALSKKRKIEILPIWARDKEISFLTEKEKKEFRKKYDFNIDDFILIYGGAFSVIQELDKIVILAEKLVFEKNIKILMIGKGNEKERIKKDISTKKLKNIQIYDFVPREDYEKLVSICDMGIVCLDSKMKVPSFPSKTLDYFKLKIPILAMVDEITDYLKILKKENMGIGMNGFSQKKLEILVEELLGIVKNKEIKKQMGENGNKYYKKNLNVKNSFEIISKHF; this comes from the coding sequence ATGAATAAGTCAGTTTTGTTCTTAACAACAAAGTATTCTAAGGATGAAAATAATTTATGGCTAACTAATGAGTTAGCATTGGAATTTTTAAATAATAATTTTGATGTTCATGTTCTTGCACTATCTTGGGAAAAAAATGATCCTAAAAGTAGTTTTGGAATTGAAAATGGAATAAGTGTGTTGAGGATAAAGTTGCCAAATTTTATTTATAAGCTAGGAAGTATAGCTAAAATATTATTTTTTCAATTTTATATCATATATAGTTATATTTGTTATATGAAAAAAATAAAAATAAATTATGTTATTTCCAGTACACCAGCTTTTATTTTTTTTCTTTTTCCATTTTTTTTGAAGAAAATATTTAAAACTATAAATTACATGATTCTTTGGGATTTTTATCCATATTGTTTAGAAAGTACTAAAATTTTAAAAAATAGTGCAGTAAAGAATTTGCTTAAATATTTAGAAAAAATAAGTTTTTATAGTTATGATGTTTTTGGTTGTATGTCAAATGGCAACATAGAATTCTTTAAAGATAAATATCCAGCTTTATCTAAAAAAAGAAAAATAGAGATACTGCCTATTTGGGCCAGAGACAAAGAAATAAGTTTTTTAACAGAAAAAGAAAAAAAGGAATTTAGAAAAAAATATGATTTTAATATAGACGATTTTATTTTAATTTATGGAGGAGCTTTTTCAGTTATTCAAGAGTTAGATAAGATAGTTATATTGGCAGAAAAATTGGTATTTGAAAAAAATATCAAGATATTAATGATTGGAAAAGGTAATGAAAAAGAGCGAATAAAGAAAGATATAAGTACAAAAAAATTAAAAAATATTCAAATATATGACTTTGTTCCTAGGGAAGACTATGAAAAATTAGTAAGTATTTGTGATATGGGAATAGTATGTTTAGATTCAAAAATGAAAGTTCCAAGTTTTCCTTCAAAAACATTAGATTATTTTAAATTAAAAATTCCAATCTTAGCAATGGTTGATGAAATAACAGATTATTTAAAAATATTAAAAAAAGAAAATATGGGAATTGGAATGAATGGTTTTTCACAAAAAAAGTTAGAGATACTAGTAGAGGAATTACTTGGAATAGTAAAAAACAAAGAAATAAAAAAGCAAATGGGAGAAAATGGAAATAAATATTATAAAAAAAATTTAAATGTGAAAAATAGTTTTGAAATTATTTCTAAGCATTTTTAG
- a CDS encoding O-antigen polymerase, which produces MRLDVLIVGIMFISLNLLILNKIIKRRTRNDLTFIFSSWWVMWLLISFVNIGKFYPITMNTYIYILTGILFVNMPFIFLKKNKLSIKKYGKMKKLKYFYFNEIIFFIINLYYIAKLFNLIDILNDYRIVRTVFFGIEDNGIKLFSNALYVYIYNFFKSLSIVSFLISLSLVFKRKKYILFLSSIINLTLFCFLSAGRDFITYILIFLIFSFKTGVIKKSFKYIAVLLVPVLITTFLREGNLKKLGMIIVTYFSGSIAYFNEVMKQYGGKFYYGELFFSFLISPLKYVLIVLKVSNNKGAMIEVGEKLMHFIQISSENTYSQVYNALATMFYWFYADLGYLGIILFSSLIGYIGLYIQRRVQKNYIEHMALAAYFEYLMIMSIFSNKFMDIFSVFPLMVYLFLLKKERVNKR; this is translated from the coding sequence ATGAGATTGGATGTTTTGATTGTGGGAATAATGTTTATTTCTTTAAATTTATTAATTTTAAATAAAATTATAAAAAGAAGAACTAGAAATGATTTGACATTTATTTTTAGTTCATGGTGGGTAATGTGGTTATTGATTTCATTTGTTAATATAGGCAAATTTTATCCAATAACCATGAATACATATATTTATATATTAACTGGAATTTTATTTGTCAATATGCCCTTTATTTTTTTAAAAAAAAATAAATTAAGTATAAAGAAATATGGAAAAATGAAAAAACTTAAATATTTTTATTTTAATGAAATAATTTTTTTCATAATTAATCTCTATTATATAGCTAAATTATTTAATTTAATAGATATTTTAAATGATTATAGAATTGTAAGAACTGTATTTTTTGGAATAGAAGATAATGGCATTAAACTTTTTTCTAATGCATTATATGTATATATATATAACTTTTTTAAAAGTTTAAGTATAGTAAGTTTTTTAATTTCTTTGTCTTTAGTTTTTAAAAGAAAGAAATATATATTATTTTTAAGTTCTATTATAAATTTAACATTGTTTTGTTTTCTTAGTGCAGGAAGAGATTTTATAACATATATTTTAATATTTTTAATATTTTCTTTTAAAACAGGGGTGATAAAAAAAAGCTTTAAATATATAGCTGTTTTATTAGTTCCTGTTCTAATAACTACTTTTTTAAGAGAAGGAAATTTAAAAAAATTAGGAATGATAATAGTAACTTATTTTAGTGGAAGTATAGCATATTTTAATGAAGTGATGAAACAATATGGTGGAAAATTCTATTATGGAGAACTATTTTTTTCTTTTTTAATTTCTCCATTAAAGTATGTATTAATTGTTTTAAAAGTTAGTAATAATAAAGGAGCTATGATAGAGGTTGGAGAAAAATTGATGCATTTTATTCAAATATCTTCTGAAAATACTTATTCTCAAGTTTATAATGCATTAGCTACAATGTTTTATTGGTTTTATGCTGATTTAGGTTATTTAGGAATAATTTTATTTAGTAGCTTAATAGGTTATATTGGATTATATATTCAAAGAAGAGTTCAAAAAAATTATATAGAACATATGGCTTTAGCAGCTTATTTTGAATATTTAATGATTATGTCAATATTTAGTAATAAATTTATGGATATTTTTTCAGTTTTTCCACTGATGGTATATCTTTTTTTATTAAAAAAAGAGAGGGTTAATAAAAGGTGA